One Ancylobacter novellus DSM 506 genomic window, GCCGGCCATGTCGGCATCTCCTCGCCCTCCCGCTCCGGCACGACGCATTTGGTGGTCGAGGCGCTCTTGCAATCTGAAGGCTGGGAGCAGGGCTGGCGGACCTGGCGCCAGATCGGCGGCAATCTCGCCACCGTCACGGCGCGCAGCTTCGGCGTATCGGGAGGCGTGGCGCGCGGGCGTTTCGGCATCGGCATCACCATTGATTTCCTGGCCCAGCCAGCGGGGCTCGATGCTGGCCCCGTGCGCTTCACCGTGCCTGACCCCGAGATCTTCGCCCCCGCTAGCATTGCGTTGCTGCGGCAGGCGCAGAACCGCGAGGCGGCGGATGCCTTCGTCGATTTCCTGCTCTCGGTAGCGGGCCAGCGGCTGCTGCTCGATCCGGCGGTCGGCCGGCAGCCGATCCGGCCGGAATTTTATGCCGAGGGTCGGAGCGACGGACCGAACCCGTTCCAGACTGCCGACGGCGCCGATGATTGGCGCTTCGACGCCGGCCGTTCCGCCGCGCGCTACGAGCTGATCAATCTGATGTTCGACGAACTGGTAACCTTCCGTCTCGCCGATAGCGCCACGATCTGGCGAACGGTGAACGAGGTCGAGGCGAGCCTGGCGCAGGCGCCGGACGAGGCTGCCGCCAAGGCGGCGACGCAGGCCCGCGCCCTGCTCGGTGCCGTTCCCTTCTCGGAGGCGGAAGCGGCCCGAATCGTAGAGGAGACGCGGCTGGCAAGGGTGCCGCGTGGCCTCCAGCCGCCAGAAGCGCAGGCGAAGCTGATGGCTCGGCTGCGCGACTGGATCGGCGACAACCTCGCCGCGGCGAAGGCGGCCGCCGCCGGTGCGCGCACCCGGCTGGTGACGCTCGGCCGGCTGCCGGAAGGCGAAACGGGAACTGCCGCGCCATGACCGCGCCGGACACGCTGCCGACCGATCCTCCGCAACCGCTGCGCTTCGGCATTGGCGGGCGGCTGCTGACCGCCTTCATCGGCGTCGGTGCGCTGGCGGTCGGCGCCTGCATCGTCGGCTGGCTCTCCTATGCGCGGCTCAGCGCCGAGCTGGAATCGACGGCGCGCGGGCATGTGCCGGCGCTCGTCTTCGCCGCGCGCCTGTCGGAGGCCGGCGGACGGCTCACCGCTGCCGCCACCGAGCTCGCCACCGCCGAGCGGCGCGAGGCCCATGCCGGCGCCATGGCCCGTGCCCGCGCGCGGCTGGACGATTTGCGCGGCCTGCTCGACACGGCTCCGGCCGCCGGGGCGGCGACCGGCTTCGGCGCGCTGCGCCGGCAGGCCGAGTCCCTCACCGCCAATCTCGACGCGGTGGACCGGACTGCGACGGAGCGTTTCGACATAGAGGGTCGCACCCGCACCATCGTCGAGGAGTTGCGCTGGCTACAGGCCGATCTCGTGGACGAAGTCGAGCCGCTGGTGGACGACGCCCGCTTCAACATCCACGCCGCGCTGGAGCAGGTCGGCGAGCCTGACGCCGCCTCCAACGCGCAGAAGGTGCTGCGCGACGAGAATGCCAAGACCGAGGCCATCCTCGTGCTCAACGCACAGGCGCACCTTACCGTTGGCATATTGGGTCGCGTCGCCACGGTGCGCGCGGTCGAGGATATGAAGCAGACCAGCCATTTCCTCGGCGAGGCGGCGGACGAACTCGCCGTTGAGGGCAAGCGGCTGGAGGTCTGGCCCGACAGCATCACCGTGCGCCAGATCGTCGAGCGCCTCGTCGCGCTCTCCAACATAGAGAGCGGCCTGCCGAACCTGCGCGCCGCCGAGATCGCCGCCGCCGATGACGGCCAGCGCCTGCTGGCCGAGAACCGTGAGATCGTCGGCGAGGTCGGCCGCACCATCGCCGAGGTCGCCCGGCGCATCGAAGGCGAGGCGCGCGACGCCGCCGCGCGGGCGGCCGAGGCAATCGAGATCGGCCGCGGGCTGCTGCTCGGCATCGCGCTGCTGTCGCTGGTGGTCGCCGTGCTGGTTGGCTGGTTCTATGTCCGCCGCAGCCTGATCGCGCGCCTGGAGCGGCTCACCGTCGCCGCCGACGCCATCGCCGAGGGCGGGCCGGTGGAGCTTGCCCTGCCGCCGGCGCGTACCGGCGGCGATGAGCTCGACCGGCTCTCCCATGCGCTCGCCGTGTTCCGACAGACCCGCGACGAACTGGTGCAGGCGGCCAAGCTCGCCGCGCTCGGCCAGATGGCCGCCGGCATCGGCCACGAACTGAACCAGCCGCTCGCCGCCATTCGCTCGCACGCCCATAATGCCACGGTGCTGCTCTCGCGCTCGCGTCCGGCCGAAGCGGCGGAAAGCTTGGGGCGGATCGAATCCCTGACCGCCCGCATGGCGCAGAGCATCAGTCACCTCAAGCGTTTCGCCCGCCGGCCGGAGCCGGCCATAGGACCGGTCGATCTCGGTGCGGCAGTGGAAGGGGCGCTGTCGCTGTTCACCCGCCGGATCGCCGAGGAGCGCATCGTCTTGGAACGCGACATCCCGGCGGAGCTGAAGGTGCTCGCCGAAGAGGTGCGGCTGGAGCAGGTGTTGGTCAATCTCGTATCCAACGCACTCGACGCGCTGGACGGCGCCGGGGAGCGCCGCATCGCCATCTCCGCGCGGCGCGATGGACCGCATGTGCGCATCGACGTACGCGACACCGGAACGGGCGTCGGCGAGGGAATGCGCGCCCAGATGTTCGATCCCTTCGTCACCAGCAAGCCGCCGGGGCAGGGGCTCGGCCTCGGCCTGTCGCTGTCCTTCAACATCGTGCGCGACTTCGGCGGGCGGCTTATCCTGGTGGAAAGCTCGCCGCAGGGCAGCACCTTCGCCATAGAGCTGCGCGAGGCCGCATGAACGCTTCCCCTTCCCACGACGTGCTGCTGGTCGACGACGACGACGAGGTGCGCGTCGCCTATGCGCAGACGCTCCAGCTCGACGGGCTGGAGACCGCCGCCTTCGCCAGCGCCGGTGACGCGCTGAAGCAGATCGAGCCCGGCTTCCCCGGCGTGCTGGTGAGCGACGTGCGCATGCCCGGCATGGACGGGCTGGCGCTGTTGAAGGCGGTGGCGAAGATCGACCGCGACATCCCGGTCGTGCTGGTCACCGGCCATGGCGACGTGCCGATGGCGCTGGAGGCGATACGCGGCGGCGCGTGGGATTTCGTCGAGAAGCCGGCCGATCCGGTGCTGCTGGTCGAGACGGTGCGCCGCGCCGTGCAGCATCGCCGCCTCGTGCTGGAGAACCGCGCGCTGCGCCAGCCCGCCGAGCCGGACGATGCCTGGGCCGGCCGGTTGATCGGGCGCTCGGACGCCATGCGGCGGGTGCGCCACACGCTCTCCGTGCTCGCCGACGTGCCCACCGATGTGCTGCTGTTCGGCGAGACCGGAACGGGCAAGGAGCTCGCCGCCCGCGCGCTGCACGATTTCGGCCGCCGGCGCGGGGCTCGCTTTGTCGCGGTGAATTGCGCCGCGCTGCCGGAGAACATGATCGAAAGCGAGCTGTTCGGCCATGAGGCCGGCGCTTTCACCGGCGCGCGCGAGCGGCGCATCGGCAAGATCGAGCACGCTAGTCGCGGCACGCTGTTCCTCGACGAGATCGAATCCATGCCGCTCGGCGCGCAGACCCGGCTGCTGCGCGCCTTGCAGGAGCGCTCGGTCGAGCGGCTCGGCTCCAATGTCGAGATACAGGTGGACATCCGCGTGGTGGCGGCGACCAAGGTCGATCTGGTGGCCCTGGCGGCGGAGGGTCGTTTCCGCGAGGACCTCGTCTACCGCCTCAACACGGTGACGGTGCGCCTGCCGCCCCTGCGCGACCGGCGCGAGGACGTGCCGATGCTGTTCCGTTATTTCCTGGCAAGGCTGGCCGAGCGGCACGATGCCGAGCCGGAGACGCCGTCGCCCGCCACGCTGGCGGCGCTGATGGAGCGGCCCTGGCCGGGCAATGTGCGCGAATTGCGCAACGAGGCGGAACGCTTCGTGCTCGGCCTGGAAGAGTTGCCCGGCGTGGCGCCGGCCGATGCGCCCGTCGCTCCGCTCGACGCCGCCGTGGATGCCGCCGAGCGGCAGGCCATCGTCGCCGCGCTGGCGCGTCATGGCGGCAGGGTCGGGCAGAGCGCCGACGCGCTCGGCGTTTCGCGCAAGACGCTGTACCTCAAGATGCGCAAGTACGGGCTGGAGCGGGCAGGGGTTGAGGACTGATGTTACCGTCCTGACCCATCGGGCCGTACCGAAGGTTACCCGCACGACCCATGCAAGGTGCCGGCATGGGACTGCCTGTCTTTCCATCCATTTGAATTTATAGGCATTTCCTTTCCGATCCCCCGCTGGCACGGGCGTTGCCAAACAGGGCGCAGCAGCCTCACGGCCGCCAAGAACCCTTTGTGGAGGAAATGCCCATGATCCGCTCCGCCGCCTTCGCGGCCACCCTCGCGCTCGCCTCGTTTACCGCCACGGGCGCCTTTGCCCAGGGCAAGGTGACGGTCGTCACCTCCTTCTCCAAGGACGTCACCGACCCGATCAAGGGCGCGTTCGAGAAGACCAATCCGGGCATCACGCTCGACGTCCAGAACCGCAACACCAATGCGGGCGTGAAATATCTCGACGAGACCAAGTCCAACCCGCAGGTCGACCTGTTCTGGGCCTCGGCGCCGGACGCCTTCGAGGTGCTGAAGGGCAAGGGCCTGCTGCAGAAATACACCCCGAAGGCCGAGGGCATCCCGGCCAAGATCGGGGCCTATCCGATCAACGACCCGGACGGCTTCTATTTCGGCTTCGCCGCCTCCGGCTACGGCATCATGTGGAACACCCGCTACCAGCAGGCCAACGACCTGCCGGAGCCGAAGGAATGGGGCGACCTCGCCACCGCGCCCTATTACGACCACGTCGCCATCGCCTCGCCGGCGCGCTCCGGCACTACGCACCTGACCATCGAGACGATCCTGCAGGGCGAGGGCTGGGATAAGGGCTGGGCCACCATCAAGAACATGGCCGGCAACTTCCAGACCATCACCGAGCGCTCCTTCGGCGTGCCGGAGGCGGTCAATTCCGGTCAGGTCGGCTACGGCATCGTCATCGACTTCTTCGCCTTCTCGGCGCAGGGCTCGGGCTTCCCGGTCAAGTTCGTCTACCCGACCGTGACCACGGTGGTCCCGGCCAATGTCGGCATTGTCGCCAACGCGCCGAACACCAAGAACGCGCAGGCCTTCGTCGATTTCCTGCTCTCGCCCGCCGGCCAGGAAGTGCTGCTTGAGCCGTCCATCCGCCGTCTGCCGGTCAATCCGGCGGTCTATGCCAAGGCGCCCGAGGGCTATCCCAACCCATTCAAGGATCCGCGTTTCGCCTCGATGACGCTGTTCGACGTCGACAAGTCCGGCGCGCGCACGGACGTCGTCGACACGCTGTTCGACCAGCTCATCTCCTTCCAGCTCGACAACCTCAAGGGCGTGACCAAGTCGATCCACGAGGTCGAGGGCAAGCTCGCCAAGAAGGACAACCCGCAGGCCCGCGCCTTGATCAAGGAAGCGCGCGACCTCATCGCCGCCATGCCCGTCGCCGAGGCGGATGCCTCCAGCGAGGCCATTCGCGGCGCCTTCACCGGCTCAAAGGAGAAGGGGGCGCGCCAAGCCGAGCTCGAGCAGAAATGGGCGACCTTCGCCAAGGAGAACTACGCCAAGGCCAAGGCCAAGGTGGACGAGGCGGCGAAGCTCGCCAACTGACGTCCGCCGACGCCGGGGACGCGGCCGCCGCGAGGTCGCGTCCCTACTTCGCTTGATCCTTCCGCACAGATTGGAGCGCCGTCCATGTCGCTCGCCCTCTCCGGTGCTGCCCGCACGCCCGCGCGGCGCTGGCGCCTGCCCGGCACGCCGGGACAGATCGCCCTCGCGCTCGGCATCGGCGCGTTCCTGCTCGCCTTCCTGATCGTGCCCGTCGCCTCGGTGATCTATGTCGCCTTCACCGAGAAGGGGACCGGTGCCTTCACCCTGGTGAACTTCGCCGACTTCTTCCGCACCGACCTGTTCCTGCGCTCGTTCTGGAACTCGTTCTACGTGTCGGCGGCGACCGTGGTGCTGGCCTCGGTCTTCGCGCTGCCGCTCGCCTACATCACCACGCGCTTCGATTTCCGCGGCGCGGTGATCGTGCAGACGCTCGGCTTCCTGCCGCTGATCATGCCGCCCTTCGTCGGCGCGGTGTCGATGCAGCTGCTGTTCGGGCGCAACGGCACGGTCAACCTCTTGCTGATGGACTGGTTCGGCTTCCGCATCCCCTTCATGGAAGGGTTGAACGGCGTCATCTTCGTCCAAGCCATCCACTATTTCCCCTTCATCCTCATCAACCTCTCGGCGGCGTTGCGCAACATCGACCGCTCGATGGAGGAGGCGGCGCAGAATCTAGGCTCCTCCGGCATGCGGCTGTTCCGGCGCATCGTGCTGCCGCTCGCCATGCCCGGCTATGTGGCCGGCGCCTCGCTGGTCTTCGTGAAGGTGTTCGACGACCTCGCCACGCCGCTGCTGCTGAACGTGAAGGACATGCTGGCACCGCAGGCCTACCTGCGCGTCACCTCGATCGGCATCGCCGACCCGATGGGCTATGTCATCTCCGTGGTGCTGATCGTCGTCTCCGTAGCCGCCATGTGGATCTCGGCACTGGCACTCAAGGGCCGCGACTACGCCACCACCCAGCGCGGCGGCGGCGGCCTCGCCCGCCGCAGGATGCGCCCGTGGGAAAGCGCCGTCGCCTATGGGGTCGTCGGCCTGATCCTGCTGCTGGTGCTTGCCCCGCATATCGGCCTGCTGCTGCTCTCCTTCGCCACCATCTGGTCCTATAGTCCGCTGCCGGACGGCTTCACCGTCGCCCACTACGGCCGGGTGTTCGGAGAGAGTTCGCTCTACATCAAGAACACGCTGATCTATGCCACGCTCGCTGGCAGCATCGACGTCGTGCTTGGCGTCGCCATCGCCTATCTGGTGCTGCGCACCAAGCTCGTCGGCCGGCAATGGCTCGACTGGGCGGCAATGGCCGCGCTCGCGGTGCCGGGCGTGGTGCTCGGCATCGGCTACCTGCGCACCTTCTTCGGCGTTCACCTGCCGAACGGCACGCCGCTGGCGACGCTGTGGATCGTCATCGTGCTGGCGCTCGCCATACGACGCCTGCCTTATGCGCTGCGCGCCTGCTACGCCGCGCTCCAGCAGATCTCCGAATCGCTGGAGGAGGCTGCCGAGAATCTCGGCGCTACCAAGGCGCGCACGGTGCGGCGCATCGTGGTGCCGTTGATGACGGGCGGCATCCTCGCCGGCTTCGTCACCAGCTTCGCCACGGCGGCGGTCGAGCTCTCGGCCACGCTGATGCTGGTGCAGTCCAACGCCGACGCGCCGCTGGCCTATGGCCTCTACGTCTTCATGCAGTCCGCCGCCGGCCGCGGGCCGGGCGCGGCGCTCGGCGTCATCGCCGTGCTGCTCGTCGCCGCCTGCACGCTGCTGTCGCAATACATCCTCGACCGTAACCAGAAGAACCGGGGAGCCGCCTGATGACCGCCACTGCCCAGAAGAGCGCGCCCGAGGCGGCGCTGCACACCGAGGCGCTCGACGTGCGCATAAAGGGGGTCAACCTCTCCTACGGCAGCAACCATGTGCTGAAGGACATCGACCTCGACATCCACGCCGGCGAGTTCTTCGCCTTCCTCGGCCCGTCCGGCTGCGGGAAGACGACGCTGCTGCGCCTGATCGCCGGCTTCAATACGGCGGATACCGGCACGGTGAGCGTCGGCGGGCGCGACATCGGCAACCTGCCGCCTTGGAAGCGCGATGTCGGCCTCGTGTTCCAGAGCTACGCGCTGTGGCCGCATATGACGGTCGCGCAGAACGTCGCCTTCGGGCTGGAGGAGCGCGGCGTGCCACGCGCCGAGATCAAGCGTCGCGTCGGCGCGGCGCTGGAGATCGTAGGCTTGAGCCATCTGGCCGATCGGCGACCCTCGCAGCTCTCCGGCGGCCAGCAGCAGCGCGTGGCGCTGGCCCGCACCGTGGTGATCGAGCCGAAGGTGTTGCTGCTCGACGAGCCGCTGTCCAACCTCGACGCCAAGATGCGGGTGCAGGTGCGCCGCGAGCTGCGCGACCTGCAGCAGCGGCTCGGCCTCACCACCATTTTCGTCACCCACGACCAGGAGGAGGCCAACACGGTCTGCGACCGCATCGCGGTGATGAGCGACGGTATCGTGCAGCAGGTCGGCACGCCGATGGAGCTCTATGAACGCCCGGCCAACCTGTTCGTGGCCAATTTCCTCGGCACCGCCAATGTGGTCGAGGGTAAGATTGCCGGCAGCGGCGCCGAACGCGTCTTCGAGACCGCGAGCGGCTGGAAGCTGCCGGTAGCGAGTGGGATCGATGTGCCGGCGGGTGCCCGGCTGGTCTTCCGGCCGCAGGTCGCCCGCATCGTCGAAGGCAAGACGAGCGTGCCTTCGTTGAAGGGCGAGGTCGTGCGCCGCGAGTTCCTCGGCAGTCTCATTCGCTACGGCGTCGTCTCGGGCGGGCAGGAGATCACGGTCGACGAGCCCTTCCGGCCCGGACAGGGCCAGCACGAGATCGGCACGCATGTCACGGTCGACGTCCCGACATCGGCCGCGCTCTGGCTGGCGTGAGACCTGCCCCGATCCGCATGACGAGAGCTGCCACCGGGAATGTCCAAGAAGAAGTCCAAATCCGTCAATAATGGCCGCCCGCGAGCGCAGGTCGACGCGCTTCCTTTTCGCATCTCCGGCGGACAGCTGGAGATTCTCGTGCTGACGTCCCGGCAGACCCGCCGCGCCGTCGTCCCCAAGGGCTGGCCTATGAAGAACCGGAAGCCCTGGAAGGCCGCGCAGGTCGAGGCCCGCCAGGAGTAAGGATCGAGCCAGGGATGCCCCTCTCAAACGAGATTCTCGGCTGCCCGAGAAAGCGCTTGCACCGCTAGATCTTTTCGCAGCGCGCCACTATCTGACTCTGGCTCCGCTCCAGAAATCGGACGTTCCTGAGAATCCGACGATCGACCGCTGCGACCCGGAGCGGCGCCAGAGGGCGGCAACCGAAAAGCAAACACACTACGAACTATGTGAAGCGGTTGCTTTGCTTCGGAGATGCTCGACGCGTTGGAGCAAGAAGCTGGGGAGTGGTCCAGCCGTCTCCCCGGCACGCAGATCGACCGCGCGGGCGCGAGAGCTTAGGCCGCATGTGCAATGACGGTGGGGTGCATAGAGTTGTACGGCTCCCACTTGCGGCCGGCGCTCTCGTCGGTACTATATTCCGGTCGGTCACGCAGGGGTGGCGGAACCGACGGGAGTTAGGCAATGAGCATTCCTGTCGTTTCGCCACGAAAGGCGGGGCGTGGCGCTGCCCCGCGCGCGACTTCATTGCTGCGGTCCACCGCGCTGTGCGGCGTTGCCGGGCTGGCGCTGCTCGCGCTTCCCGTCGGCGCGCGGGCGCAGGAGAGCGCGACCATCCCGCTGCATACCGGCTCGGACACGCATCATTTCAGCAACCAAATCTATGTCGCCGTCGGCGGCGGCGAGGCGAGCCGTGTGCTGATGGATACGGGCTCGACCGGGCTGTACCTGCATCGCGACCTCATCGGTCCCGACAGCACGATCATCATGTCCGGCGGCGAGCCAATCAGCTTCAAATACGGCTATTCCAGCGGCAACGAGCTGAAGGGCTATTACGTCTCCGCCCCGGTCGCGTTTCCCGAGGC contains:
- a CDS encoding ABC transporter ATP-binding protein; translated protein: MTATAQKSAPEAALHTEALDVRIKGVNLSYGSNHVLKDIDLDIHAGEFFAFLGPSGCGKTTLLRLIAGFNTADTGTVSVGGRDIGNLPPWKRDVGLVFQSYALWPHMTVAQNVAFGLEERGVPRAEIKRRVGAALEIVGLSHLADRRPSQLSGGQQQRVALARTVVIEPKVLLLDEPLSNLDAKMRVQVRRELRDLQQRLGLTTIFVTHDQEEANTVCDRIAVMSDGIVQQVGTPMELYERPANLFVANFLGTANVVEGKIAGSGAERVFETASGWKLPVASGIDVPAGARLVFRPQVARIVEGKTSVPSLKGEVVRREFLGSLIRYGVVSGGQEITVDEPFRPGQGQHEIGTHVTVDVPTSAALWLA
- a CDS encoding NUDIX hydrolase encodes the protein MSKKKSKSVNNGRPRAQVDALPFRISGGQLEILVLTSRQTRRAVVPKGWPMKNRKPWKAAQVEARQE
- a CDS encoding ABC transporter substrate-binding protein, with the protein product MAGNILRNGLFVAGLCILGWTMACEARPLRVVTSFPPSMIEVYRNAFRSAHRDIEIEFIQRKTTAAVAQLAGGDRLNADLFWASAPDAFELLKLEGLLLPLAPRDTGAPATVAGYPVNDPDGHYLGFALSAYGLAWNEAYLDRHRLLVPRSWRDLTAPIYAGHVGISSPSRSGTTHLVVEALLQSEGWEQGWRTWRQIGGNLATVTARSFGVSGGVARGRFGIGITIDFLAQPAGLDAGPVRFTVPDPEIFAPASIALLRQAQNREAADAFVDFLLSVAGQRLLLDPAVGRQPIRPEFYAEGRSDGPNPFQTADGADDWRFDAGRSAARYELINLMFDELVTFRLADSATIWRTVNEVEASLAQAPDEAAAKAATQARALLGAVPFSEAEAARIVEETRLARVPRGLQPPEAQAKLMARLRDWIGDNLAAAKAAAAGARTRLVTLGRLPEGETGTAAP
- a CDS encoding ABC transporter substrate-binding protein, coding for MIRSAAFAATLALASFTATGAFAQGKVTVVTSFSKDVTDPIKGAFEKTNPGITLDVQNRNTNAGVKYLDETKSNPQVDLFWASAPDAFEVLKGKGLLQKYTPKAEGIPAKIGAYPINDPDGFYFGFAASGYGIMWNTRYQQANDLPEPKEWGDLATAPYYDHVAIASPARSGTTHLTIETILQGEGWDKGWATIKNMAGNFQTITERSFGVPEAVNSGQVGYGIVIDFFAFSAQGSGFPVKFVYPTVTTVVPANVGIVANAPNTKNAQAFVDFLLSPAGQEVLLEPSIRRLPVNPAVYAKAPEGYPNPFKDPRFASMTLFDVDKSGARTDVVDTLFDQLISFQLDNLKGVTKSIHEVEGKLAKKDNPQARALIKEARDLIAAMPVAEADASSEAIRGAFTGSKEKGARQAELEQKWATFAKENYAKAKAKVDEAAKLAN
- a CDS encoding ATP-binding protein; amino-acid sequence: MTAPDTLPTDPPQPLRFGIGGRLLTAFIGVGALAVGACIVGWLSYARLSAELESTARGHVPALVFAARLSEAGGRLTAAATELATAERREAHAGAMARARARLDDLRGLLDTAPAAGAATGFGALRRQAESLTANLDAVDRTATERFDIEGRTRTIVEELRWLQADLVDEVEPLVDDARFNIHAALEQVGEPDAASNAQKVLRDENAKTEAILVLNAQAHLTVGILGRVATVRAVEDMKQTSHFLGEAADELAVEGKRLEVWPDSITVRQIVERLVALSNIESGLPNLRAAEIAAADDGQRLLAENREIVGEVGRTIAEVARRIEGEARDAAARAAEAIEIGRGLLLGIALLSLVVAVLVGWFYVRRSLIARLERLTVAADAIAEGGPVELALPPARTGGDELDRLSHALAVFRQTRDELVQAAKLAALGQMAAGIGHELNQPLAAIRSHAHNATVLLSRSRPAEAAESLGRIESLTARMAQSISHLKRFARRPEPAIGPVDLGAAVEGALSLFTRRIAEERIVLERDIPAELKVLAEEVRLEQVLVNLVSNALDALDGAGERRIAISARRDGPHVRIDVRDTGTGVGEGMRAQMFDPFVTSKPPGQGLGLGLSLSFNIVRDFGGRLILVESSPQGSTFAIELREAA
- a CDS encoding ABC transporter permease — its product is MSLALSGAARTPARRWRLPGTPGQIALALGIGAFLLAFLIVPVASVIYVAFTEKGTGAFTLVNFADFFRTDLFLRSFWNSFYVSAATVVLASVFALPLAYITTRFDFRGAVIVQTLGFLPLIMPPFVGAVSMQLLFGRNGTVNLLLMDWFGFRIPFMEGLNGVIFVQAIHYFPFILINLSAALRNIDRSMEEAAQNLGSSGMRLFRRIVLPLAMPGYVAGASLVFVKVFDDLATPLLLNVKDMLAPQAYLRVTSIGIADPMGYVISVVLIVVSVAAMWISALALKGRDYATTQRGGGGLARRRMRPWESAVAYGVVGLILLLVLAPHIGLLLLSFATIWSYSPLPDGFTVAHYGRVFGESSLYIKNTLIYATLAGSIDVVLGVAIAYLVLRTKLVGRQWLDWAAMAALAVPGVVLGIGYLRTFFGVHLPNGTPLATLWIVIVLALAIRRLPYALRACYAALQQISESLEEAAENLGATKARTVRRIVVPLMTGGILAGFVTSFATAAVELSATLMLVQSNADAPLAYGLYVFMQSAAGRGPGAALGVIAVLLVAACTLLSQYILDRNQKNRGAA
- a CDS encoding sigma-54-dependent transcriptional regulator produces the protein MNASPSHDVLLVDDDDEVRVAYAQTLQLDGLETAAFASAGDALKQIEPGFPGVLVSDVRMPGMDGLALLKAVAKIDRDIPVVLVTGHGDVPMALEAIRGGAWDFVEKPADPVLLVETVRRAVQHRRLVLENRALRQPAEPDDAWAGRLIGRSDAMRRVRHTLSVLADVPTDVLLFGETGTGKELAARALHDFGRRRGARFVAVNCAALPENMIESELFGHEAGAFTGARERRIGKIEHASRGTLFLDEIESMPLGAQTRLLRALQERSVERLGSNVEIQVDIRVVAATKVDLVALAAEGRFREDLVYRLNTVTVRLPPLRDRREDVPMLFRYFLARLAERHDAEPETPSPATLAALMERPWPGNVRELRNEAERFVLGLEELPGVAPADAPVAPLDAAVDAAERQAIVAALARHGGRVGQSADALGVSRKTLYLKMRKYGLERAGVED